One part of the Streptomyces lienomycini genome encodes these proteins:
- a CDS encoding NAD(P)H-dependent oxidoreductase subunit E codes for MDLRFGDGKPTDEERAAVDALLGPPESSWEGADRSDADLRWARGGREARNRRDQLLPALHALNDRVGWISEGALDYVCRRLTVPPAEAYGVATFYAMFSVRPRPATVLHVCTDLACTAAGASELCAAVEARLGPESGVKVERSPCLGLCERAPAALVIRAGAPADAAQGAVTARPAFEDEAVQADSEGPGAAAPGVGTGKGRRGRNTLHATAVCAPATPDTAVHTATGPESAPAEPASALAVPQTGAPDLTLLKRVGTVDPTSLDDYRAHGGYTALRRAFALGPAAVIREVTDAGLVGRGGAAFPTGRKWQATAAQPDHPHYLVCNADESEPGTFKDRVLMEGDPYALVEAMTIAAYATGAHRGYLYLRGEYPRATARLTHAIEQARTRGLLGDDVLGQGYAFDIEIRRGAGAYICGEETALFNSIEGRRGEPRSKPPFPVEKGLFGKPTVENNVETLVNVLPILTRGAEAYAAIGTPASTGPKLFCVSGSVARPGVYELPFGATLGELLTLAGVRDGLRAVLLGGAAGGFVRPDELDIPLTFEGTREAGTTLGSGVVMAFDDTVPLPRLLLRIAEFFRDESCGQCVPCRVGTVRQEEALHRLVDRTGADADGDITLLREVGRAMRDASICGLGQTAWNAVESAIDRLGAYE; via the coding sequence GTGGACCTGCGCTTCGGTGACGGCAAGCCCACGGACGAGGAACGCGCCGCCGTGGACGCCCTGCTCGGCCCGCCCGAGTCCTCCTGGGAGGGCGCCGACCGCTCCGACGCCGACCTCAGGTGGGCACGCGGCGGCCGGGAGGCCCGGAACCGCCGCGACCAGCTCCTGCCGGCCCTGCACGCGCTCAACGACCGCGTCGGCTGGATCAGCGAGGGCGCCCTGGACTACGTGTGCCGACGCCTGACCGTCCCCCCTGCCGAGGCATACGGGGTGGCCACCTTCTACGCCATGTTCTCGGTCCGCCCCCGCCCGGCGACCGTCCTGCACGTCTGCACGGACCTGGCGTGCACCGCGGCGGGGGCGAGTGAACTGTGCGCGGCGGTGGAGGCACGCCTGGGCCCGGAGAGCGGCGTGAAGGTCGAGCGATCTCCCTGCCTGGGCCTGTGCGAACGGGCGCCGGCAGCGTTGGTGATCCGGGCAGGTGCTCCAGCTGACGCCGCGCAGGGGGCCGTTACAGCCCGTCCGGCGTTTGAGGACGAGGCCGTCCAGGCCGACAGCGAGGGGCCGGGAGCGGCAGCCCCCGGGGTCGGGACAGGGAAGGGGCGGCGGGGGCGAAACACCCTCCACGCGACGGCCGTATGCGCCCCCGCGACCCCGGACACGGCAGTCCACACCGCCACCGGCCCCGAATCGGCCCCCGCCGAACCCGCCTCCGCCCTGGCGGTCCCCCAGACCGGCGCCCCCGACCTCACCCTCCTCAAACGCGTCGGCACCGTGGACCCCACCTCCCTCGACGACTACCGCGCCCACGGCGGCTACACCGCCCTCCGCCGCGCCTTCGCCCTCGGCCCCGCCGCCGTCATCCGCGAGGTCACCGACGCCGGCCTGGTCGGCCGCGGCGGCGCCGCCTTCCCCACCGGCCGCAAGTGGCAGGCGACGGCCGCCCAGCCCGACCACCCGCACTACCTCGTCTGCAACGCCGACGAATCCGAACCGGGCACCTTCAAGGACCGCGTCCTCATGGAGGGCGACCCGTACGCCCTCGTCGAGGCCATGACGATCGCCGCGTACGCGACCGGCGCCCACCGGGGCTACCTCTACCTCCGCGGCGAGTACCCCCGCGCCACCGCCCGCCTCACCCACGCCATCGAGCAGGCCCGCACCCGCGGCCTCCTCGGCGACGACGTCCTCGGCCAGGGCTACGCCTTCGACATCGAGATCCGGCGCGGCGCGGGCGCGTACATCTGCGGCGAGGAGACGGCCCTGTTCAACTCCATCGAGGGCCGCCGCGGCGAGCCCCGCTCCAAGCCGCCGTTCCCGGTCGAGAAGGGCCTGTTCGGCAAGCCGACGGTGGAGAACAACGTCGAGACGCTGGTCAACGTCCTGCCCATCCTGACGAGGGGAGCCGAGGCGTACGCCGCGATCGGCACCCCGGCGTCCACCGGCCCGAAGCTGTTCTGCGTGTCCGGCAGCGTCGCCCGCCCCGGCGTCTACGAGCTCCCCTTCGGCGCCACACTCGGCGAGCTGCTCACCCTCGCCGGGGTCCGCGACGGCCTCCGCGCGGTCCTGCTCGGCGGCGCCGCCGGCGGCTTCGTCCGCCCCGACGAACTGGACATCCCGCTCACCTTCGAAGGCACCCGCGAGGCGGGCACGACGCTCGGCTCCGGCGTCGTCATGGCCTTCGACGACACGGTCCCGCTCCCCCGCCTGCTCCTGCGCATCGCGGAGTTCTTCCGCGACGAGTCGTGCGGCCAGTGCGTGCCCTGCCGGGTCGGGACCGTACGCCAGGAGGAGGCGCTGCACCGGCTCGTCGACCGCACCGGCGCCGACGCCGACGGCGACATCACCCTCCTGCGCGAGGTCGGCCGCGCGATGCGGGACGCCTCGATCTGCGGTCTGGGGCAGACCGCGTGGAACGCCGTGGAATCCGCCATCGACCGTCTGGGGGCGTACGAATGA
- a CDS encoding molybdopterin oxidoreductase family protein: protein MRKRDRTPKTYTRLTHPLVRDSRDEPFRRATWEEALDRTARGLAAARGAFGMFSCARATNEMNYVAQKFARVVMGTHNVDSCNRTCHAPSVAGLSAAFGSGGGTSSYEEIEHTDVIVMWGSNARFAHPIFFQHVLKGIRGGARMYAVDPRRTSTAEWAESWLGPNVGTDIPLAHAVGREIIHAGLANEAFIARATTGYDAYKALVEPWTLSLAEKVTGVPAAAIRELAHAYARAERAQLCWTLGITEHHNGTDNVRALINLSLLTGHVGRYGSGLQPLRGQNNVQGGGDMGAIPNRLPGFQDVLDPEVRRKFETAWDTVVEPRHGLTLTEMFEAMDTGELRAVYCVGENPAQSEADAEQAIRRLRALDFLVVQDIFLTRTAELADVVLPATAGWAETDGTTTNSERRVQRVRKAVSPPGEAREDIDILCDLAARLGHDWKYPDAEAVWNELRSLSPDHHGMTYARLEQHQGIQWPCPSTEELEPTYLHGRLWARDPDRRGRLAPFGIVRHDPPVDLTDEHYPIRLTTGRRLDSYNTGVQSGGYASPLRRGEAVELCPEDAERYGVAVGEEVRVTSRRGSLLAPVWVDTALRPGLAFMSFHFPDEVDTNQLTIEANCPIAGTAEFKASAIRIEKVSTGGPALR from the coding sequence CTGGCCGCGGCGCGCGGCGCGTTCGGGATGTTCTCCTGTGCGCGGGCGACCAACGAGATGAACTACGTCGCGCAGAAGTTCGCCCGGGTGGTCATGGGCACCCACAACGTCGACTCCTGCAACCGCACCTGTCACGCACCGAGCGTCGCGGGCCTGTCGGCCGCCTTCGGCTCGGGCGGCGGCACCTCCTCCTACGAGGAGATCGAGCACACCGACGTCATCGTGATGTGGGGCTCCAACGCGCGCTTCGCGCACCCCATCTTCTTCCAGCACGTGCTGAAGGGCATCCGGGGCGGCGCCCGCATGTACGCCGTCGACCCGCGCCGCACCTCCACCGCCGAGTGGGCGGAGAGCTGGCTCGGCCCGAACGTCGGCACGGACATCCCGCTGGCGCACGCGGTCGGCCGGGAGATCATCCACGCGGGCCTGGCCAACGAGGCGTTCATCGCCCGCGCGACGACGGGCTACGACGCCTACAAGGCCCTGGTCGAACCCTGGACGCTCTCCCTGGCCGAGAAGGTGACCGGCGTACCGGCCGCCGCCATCCGCGAGTTGGCCCACGCCTACGCCCGCGCCGAGCGCGCCCAGCTGTGCTGGACCCTCGGCATCACCGAGCACCACAACGGCACGGACAACGTGCGCGCCCTGATCAACCTCTCCCTGCTCACCGGCCACGTCGGCCGCTACGGCTCCGGGCTGCAACCCCTGCGCGGCCAGAACAACGTGCAGGGCGGGGGCGACATGGGCGCCATCCCCAATCGCCTCCCCGGCTTCCAGGACGTCCTCGACCCGGAGGTCCGCCGGAAGTTCGAGACGGCCTGGGACACGGTGGTCGAGCCGCGCCACGGCCTCACCCTGACGGAGATGTTCGAGGCGATGGACACCGGGGAGCTGCGCGCCGTCTACTGCGTCGGCGAGAACCCGGCCCAGTCCGAGGCGGACGCCGAGCAGGCGATACGCCGCCTGCGGGCCCTGGACTTCCTCGTCGTCCAGGACATCTTCCTGACCAGGACCGCCGAACTGGCCGACGTGGTCCTCCCGGCGACCGCCGGCTGGGCGGAGACGGACGGCACCACGACCAACAGCGAGCGGCGCGTGCAGCGGGTCCGCAAGGCGGTGAGCCCGCCGGGCGAGGCCCGGGAGGACATCGACATCCTCTGCGACCTCGCGGCCCGCCTCGGGCACGACTGGAAGTACCCGGACGCGGAGGCGGTCTGGAACGAACTGCGCTCCCTCTCCCCCGACCACCACGGCATGACGTACGCCCGCCTGGAACAGCACCAGGGCATCCAGTGGCCGTGCCCGAGCACGGAGGAGCTGGAACCGACCTACCTCCACGGCAGGTTGTGGGCCCGGGACCCGGACCGCCGCGGCCGCCTCGCCCCCTTCGGCATCGTCCGGCACGACCCGCCCGTGGACCTCACCGACGAGCACTACCCGATCCGGCTGACCACGGGACGGCGCCTGGACTCCTACAACACGGGGGTTCAGAGCGGCGGTTACGCCTCTCCGCTGCGTCGCGGCGAGGCCGTCGAGCTGTGCCCGGAGGACGCCGAACGCTACGGGGTGGCGGTCGGCGAGGAGGTCCGGGTCACCTCCCGGCGCGGTTCGCTTCTCGCGCCCGTGTGGGTCGACACGGCCCTGCGCCCCGGGCTCGCCTTCATGAGCTTCCACTTCCCCGACGAGGTGGACACCAACCAGCTGACCATCGAGGCCAACTGCCCGATCGCCGGGACGGCGGAGTTCAAGGCCTCGGCGATCCGGATCGAGAAGGTGAGCACCGGTGGACCTGCGCTTCGGTGA